A window of Gavia stellata isolate bGavSte3 chromosome 29, bGavSte3.hap2, whole genome shotgun sequence contains these coding sequences:
- the LOC132319596 gene encoding platelet-activating factor receptor-like yields the protein MNGSEPGSLPAGHPGECVPSDPVQFVLVPAVYCLVLCVGLPGNLVALLVFLQSGKVRKAIRIYLINLTLADILFNLTLPLWIPYYLAGGDWLLLEAACRLAGAAYYLATYSAITFMALISFNRYCVVRVARRELLLTGRRGAVLACALAWLLGLGCAVPTLVAQQTFPARAGATACFEQHGRQRAYAYAMVGFFFAAFLVVLGTYASIARALSVSAAASPGSHRHQARAMVLGMLLVFVVCVAPYHLTLAPWVGSQPPVPLCGPPATLDVLHALSVALLSLNSCLDPLVYCFSIRRFRADLGRTLRKIGRCLPLSPPAPAGPMPSARVSSFTSS from the coding sequence ATGAACGGGTCGGAGCCGGGATCGCTGCCGGCAGGGCACCCTGGCGAGTGCGTGCCCAGCGACCCGGTGCAGTTCGTGCTGGTGCCCGCTGTCTACTGCCTGGTGCTGTGCGTGGGGCTGCCGGGCAACCTGGTGGCCTTGCTGGTCTTCCTGCAGAGCGGCAAGGTGAGGAAGGCCATCCGCATCTACCTCATCAACCTCACGCTGGCAGACATCCTCTTCAACCTCACCCTGCCCCTCTGGATCCCCTACTACCTGGCCGGGGGGGACTGGCTGCTCTTGGAGGCCGCCTGCCGCCTGGCCGGGGCCGCCTACTACCTGGCGACCTACAGCGCCATCACCTTCATGGCGCTCATCAGCTTCAACCGGTACTGCGTGGTGCGGGTGGCGCGGCGGGAGCTGCTGCTGACGGGGCGCCGGGGGGCCGTGCTGGCCTGCGCCCTGGCCTGGCTactggggctgggctgtgccgtGCCCACCCTGGTTGCCCAGCAGACCTTCCCCGCCCGTGCTGGGGCCACTGCCTGCTTTGAGCAGCATGGCCGGCAGCGGGCGTACGCCTATGCCATGGTGGGCTTCTTCTTCGCCGCCTTCCTGGTGGTGCTGGGCACCTACGCCTCCATCGCCCGGGCGCTGTCGGTGTCCGCTGCCGCCTCCCCGGGCTCCCACCGGCATCAGGCGCGCGCAAtggtgctggggatgctgctggtctTCGTGGTCTGCGTGGCCCCCTACCACCTCACGCTGGCCCCCTGGGTGGGCAGCCAGCCCCCCGTGCCGCTCTGCGGGCCCCCTGCCACCCTGGACGTGCTGCATGCGCTGAGCGTGGCCCTGCTCAGCCTCAACAGCTGCCTCGACCCCCTTGTCTACTGCTTCTCCATCCGGCGCTTCCGCGCTGACCTGGGACGGACCCTGCGCAAGATCGGCCGGTGCCTCCCGCTCTCCCCGCCAGCCCCTGCCGGGCCCATGCCCAGCGCCCGTGtgtcctccttcacctcctcatAG